One part of the Helicoverpa armigera isolate CAAS_96S chromosome 3, ASM3070526v1, whole genome shotgun sequence genome encodes these proteins:
- the LOC110383338 gene encoding uncharacterized protein LOC110383338 isoform X1: MSLEAAAGYTVWWSGGAASGSRRLPAADTALRLARLACGARYRVTLQAHNVVGASPHSAPLLARTRGDKAKPPPGKEFVWANSTALRLNLLAWGGRCPVAAWSLALRPAGAGAWRDLPSDGETAEAGGLQPGAWYEVRVEARSPAGDTTALYRAATHTLSGERIGEPVEMPSEVRGVVLGGAGESSPGGSGAALWRAGLAPALLGGGLAALLAALAGLVVARRRQAASCLRRDCSLHRVCQPHPQLYTTEPSKRNGKTLTPPDLAGELHEISPYATFSMAGGAGGAGGGGGAGGAGAATPSEGGGGGGCALHLRTFGRAEPLDLAAPPPRPNLLAHTPEYGHSRESDSESSGSPCAACAAELYRVPAAHLSDTLPAVDSSAEDSVYAPGAPGPRAPGSHQPGARGPRGRPAPRARRRRDHPRHADPPTVSASRRVAPELQ, from the exons ATGAGCCTAGAGGCCGCGGCAGGGTACACGGTGTGGTGGTCGGGCGGCGCGGCGTCGGGCTCGCGGCGGCTGCCGGCGGCGGACACGGCGCTGCGCCTGGCGCGGCTGGCGTGCGGCGCGCGCTACCGCGTCACGCTGCAGGCGCACAACGTCGTCGGCGCCTCGCCGCACTCCGCGCCGCTGCTGGCGCGCACCAGGGGGGACA AGGCTAAGCCACCTCCGGGCAAAGAGTTCGTGTGGGCTAACAGCACGGCTCTGCGCCTCAACCTGCTGGCGTGGGGAGGCCGCTGCCCCGTGGCGGCGTGGTCCTTAGCGCTGCGGCCTGCAGGCGCGGGCGCCTGGCGTGACCTGCCCAGCGACGGGGAGACTGCCGAA GCTGGCGGGCTGCAGCCGGGCGCTTGGTACGAGGTGCGCGTAGAAGCACGGTCACCGGCCGGCGACACCACGGCACTGTACCGTGCCGCCACACATACGCTCAGCGGAG AACGCATAGGCGAGCCGGTGGAGATGCCAAGCGAGGTGCGCGGGGTCGTGTTGGGCGGCGCAGGCGAGAGCTCGCCGGGAGGCTCCGGCGCGGCGCTGTGGCGAGCCGGCCTGGCGCCCGCGCTGCTGGGAGGAGGCCTGGCTGCGCTGCTGGCGGCGCTCGCGG GGCTGGTGGTAGCTCGGCGACGGCAGGCAGCCTCCTGCCTGCGCCGCGACTGCTCCTTGCACCGCGTGTGCCAGCCGCACCCTCAGCTGTACACCACTGAGCCCAGTAAACGCAATGGCAAAACTCTTACTCCACCCGATC TTGCTGGTGAATTGCACGAGATCAGTCCGTATGCAACGTTCAGTATGGCTGGAGGCGCAGGCGGCGCGGGTGGCGGGGGCGGTGCGGGGGGTGCGGGGGCTGCGACGCCGAGCGAGGGGGGCGGCGGGGGGGGCTGCGCGCTGCACCTGCGCACGTTCGGCCGCGCCGAGCCGCTCGACctggccgcgccgccgccccgTCCCAACCTCCTGGCGCACACACCAG AGTACGGGCATTCTCGCGAAAGCGACTCGGAGTCGAGCGGCTCACCATGCGCCGCGTGCGCCGCGGAGCTGTACCGCGTGCCCGCCGCGCACCTGTCCG ACACGCTACCTGCCGTGGACTCCAGCGCCGAGGACTCGGTGTACGCACCGGGAGCACCGGGGCCCCGCGCGCCGGGCTCCCACCAGCCGGGGGCCAGGGGCCCGCGTggccgccccgcgccccgcgcccgccgccgacGTGACCACCCGCGCCACGCCGACCCGCCTACCGTCAG TGCCAGCAGGCGAGTAGCGCCGGAGCTGCAGTAG
- the LOC126053629 gene encoding cell adhesion molecule Dscam2-like yields MPPLLPLLLALLVPRLRAELTMRAPVLVREPPPRVTYAARAGVRLTCAARADPPPDITWLADDGAVLRDLPPHRRIYNNGTLEILATSAHAAAAQTTVRCRAANAHGVTLSRDVTLVPVGEAAWEAAARAADAAAGAVAAVHCGAADPLVRAELWYRGDALLHLDPPAPESRYLVAGNTLLIREAGAADAGAYSCLARHALTGAARRARPATLSVRGAGPASAPRLLAAPAELSVPAGQLVCLPCVASDHPPPQYTYALSIMLIHDQNA; encoded by the exons GTTTGCGCGCGGAGCTGACGATGCGCGCGCCGGTGCTGGTGCGCGAGCCGCCGCCGCGCGTGACGTACGCGGCGCGCGCCGGCGTGCGGCTCACGTGCGCCGCGCGCGCAGACCCGCCGCCCGACATCACGTGGCTCGCCGACGACGGCGCCGTGCTGCGGGACCTGCCGCCGCACAG GCGCATATACAACAACGGCACGCTGGAGATATTGGCGACGAGCGCGCACGCGGCGGCGGCGCAGACGACGGTGCGGTGCCGCGCCGCCAACGCGCACGGCGTGACACTGTCGCGCGACGTGACGCTGGTGCCGGTGGGCGAGGCGGCGTGggaggcggcggcgcgcgcggcggacgcggcggcgggcgcggtgGCGGCCGTGCACTGCGGCGCCGCCGACCCGCTGGTGCGCGCCGAGCTCTGGTACCGCGGCGACGCGCTGCTGCACCTCGACCCGCCCGCGCCAG AGTCGCGCTACCTGGTGGCGGGCAACACGCTGCTGATCcgcgaggcgggcgcggcggaCGCGGGCGCGTACAGCTGCCTGGCGCGCCACGCGCTGACCGGCGCGGCCCGGCGCGCGCGCCCCGCCACGCTGTCGGTGCGCGGCGCGGGCCCCGCGTCGGCGCCGCGCCTGCTGGCCGCGCCCGCCGAGCTCAGCGTGCCGGCCGGCCAGCTCGTGTGTCTGCCGTGCGTCGCCTCCGACCACCCCCCGCCGCAGTACACGTACGCATTGTCTATCATGTTAATACATGACCAAAACGCTTAA
- the LOC126053708 gene encoding cell adhesion molecule Dscam2-like, which produces MWRRWYRSREGRLQPASAPEDGWAWGGGAARCVRAAAHHAGLWICKAYNVFGDATAHTTLHVQDSLSVTVTPTVLVAQAGSTARFNCSASDARAALSWLHDGAPAGAGAALLLRGVARASRGVYQCVARRAHDSAQAAAELRLGDSTPELHYTFIEQALRPGGAVSLRCAASASPAPRFTWLLDEQPLEHVRAPHRYFISEETSLSGDVVSTLNMSSVAPEDGGRYTCRAHNALGHAHHSARLNIYGPPSIRALGPVRVVAGANATVYCPYAGYPISSISWWRRGAGVAVGGAGRVSARGPELRLAPALASDAGVYACAVAAPAGPAARRDIDIQVRNPPKISPFIFSSELTEGSSVQVLCGVSSGDKPMYFTWLKDGAPLPPNLQIEEKSLNEFSLLMFSDLTARHSGEYTCRVSNHAATVNYTAQLSVKVAPAWATEPLDAAVLLGAPLQLECAARGHPAPAVTWYRRMGEGASLGGDSGEQWEPVGAGEWGADGVRARNGSLAASAAARAHQGLYRCVADNGVGPPLLKHVNITVHEPAHLEGAGGNASSVRGQPAALACVARGDAPLHVHWTHRGARLDTASYRWAVTETRAGGALRSTLQLRAAERADAGEYRCHAHNQFGRSEQLHYLHVEEPPEAPRGLRLGGVGARWVRLQWAAPPGLQYAARYTALHALPAAADRSAAANLSVRDDGPRTDADGLHTLSARLEGLRPAAAYSLRLTAANHVGVSPHSEPLMFTTLEEAPTASPQNVRVRAANPGELHVSWSAPPQDSWNGELLGYVATWRELGRVEEEAGAARAGSAVAPGWSSAELALGGLRSSARYALSLRAYNRAGAGPASPAAYASTPDGEPDAAPAHVACEALSPRELRVRWAPLPSAHALRGYDLHYAPLHFATSWSGARAGPGGEATLQGLRAATNYSVWVRARAAAGPGPPAPPVYCATADDVPEPVQHVRALPAGAAAVRVTWLSPAAAHLTHYTLYTRELGKFVCYSLACLTTGDNVHCAGGAIASEMCRVGGEWAQRVEAAAPESALGGALEQWREVRGLRERTVYEFWLRAASAAGAGAPSRPVTAAPAPSLMARISSFSRVVVAALGSRVRLRCAAVGAPPLRWRWSPLPGAHTVTDDGDLIIHKVEAAASGNYTCEVRNALGSDALGVALSVRAPPAAPAPRLRSAAAHELRLAWDPPHDGGAHILGNTSLINF; this is translated from the exons ATGTGGCGCAGGTGGTACCGCTCGCGCGAGGGTCGTCTGCAGCCGGCCAGCGCGCCGGAGGACGGCTGGGCGTGGGGCGGCGGCGCAGCTCGCTGCGTGCGCGCCGCCGCCCACCACGCCGGCCTCTGGATCTGCAAGGCTTACAATGTGTTCGGCGACGCCACCGCGCACACCACGCTGCACGTGCAGGACTCACTCAGCGTCACCGTCACGCCCACCGTGCTA GTGGCACAGGCGGGCAGCACGGCGCGGTTCAACTGCAGCGCGTCGGACGCGCGCGCGGCGCTGAGCTGGCTGCACGACGGCGcgccggcgggcgcgggcgcggcgctgcTGCTGCGCGGCGTGGCGCGCGCGAGTCGCGGCGTCTACCAGTGCGTGGCgcgccgcgcgcacgactccgCGCAGGCCGCCGCGGAGCTGCGCCTTGGCG ATTCGACACCGGAACTGCACTACACGTTCATCGAGCAGGCGCTGCGGCCGGGCGGCGCGGTGTCGCTGCGCTGCGCCGCGTCCGCGTCGCCGGCGCCGCGCTTCACGTGGCTGCTGGACGAGCAGCCGCTCGAGCACGTGCGCGCGCCGCACCGCTACTTCATCAGCGAGGAGACGTCGCTCAGCGGCGACGTGGTGTCCACGCTCAACATGAGCTCGGTGGCGCCGGAGGACGGCGGCCGCTACACGTGCCGCGCGCACAACGCGCTCGGCCACGCGCACCACTCCGCACGCCTCAACATATACG GGCCGCCGTCAATCCGCGCGCTGGGCCCGGTGCGCGTGGTGGCGGGCGCCAACGCTACCGTCTACTGCCCCTACGCCGGATATCCGATCAG CTCCATCTCGTGgtggcggcgcggggcgggcgtGGCGGTGGGCGGCGCGGGCCGCGTGAGCGCGCGCGGCCCCGAGCTGCGCCTGGCGCCGGCGCTGGCGTCCGACGCGGGCGTCTACGCCTGCGCCGTGGCGGCGCCCGCGGGCCCGGCCGCTCGCCGCGACATCGACATACAAGTCCGCA acCCTCCGAAAATTTctccatttattttttcatcgGAACTCACTGAGGGTAGTTCAGTGCAGGTGCTGTGCGGCGTGTCGTCCGGGGACAAGCCCATGTACTTCACATGGCTTAAGGACGGGGCTCCTCTGCCGCCGAACCTACAG ATAGAAGAAAAGAGTCTGAATGAGTTCTCTCTACTGATGTTCTCGGATCTGACGGCACGACACAGTGGCGAGTACACGTGTCGCGTGTCCAACCACGCCGCCACCGTCAACTACACCGCGCAGCTCAGCGTCAAGG TGGCTCCGGCGTGGGCCACGGAGCCCCTGGACGCGGCCGTGCTGCTGGGCGCGCCGCTGCAGCTCGAGTGCGCCGCGCGCGGACATCCCGCGCCCGCTGTCACGTGGTACCGCCGTATGG GCGAGGGCGCTTCGCTAGGCGGTGACAGTGGAGAGCAGTGGGAGCCGGTGGGGGCAGGCGAATGGGGAGCAGACGGAGTGCGGGCGCGCAACGGTTCGCTCGCAGCcagcgcggcggcgcgcgcgcaccagGGCCTGTACCGCTGCGTGGCCGACAACGGAGTGGGGCCGCCGCTGCTCAAGCACGTCAACATTACTGTGCACG AGCCGGCGCACCTGGAGGGCGCGGGCGGCAACGCGTCCAGCGTGCGCGGCcagcccgccgcgctcgcgtgCGTGGCGCGAGGCGACGCGCCGCTGCACGTGCACTGGACGCACCGCGGCGCGCGCCTCGACACTGCCTCCTACCG GTGGGCAGTGACGGAGacgcgcgcgggcggcgcgctgcGCTCCACGCTGCAGCTGCGCGCCGCCGAGCGCGCCGACGCCGGCGAGTACCGCTGCCACGCGCACAACCAGTTCGGGCGCAGCGAGCAACTGCACTACCTGCACGTGGAAG AGCCGCCGGAGGCGCCGCGCGGGCTGCGGCTGGGCGGCGTGGGCGCGCGCTGGGTGCGGCTGCAGTGGGCCGCGCCGCCGGGGCTGCAGTACGCGGCGCGCTACACGGCGCTGCACGCGCTGCCCGCCGCCGCCGACCGCTCCGCCGCCGCCAACCTCTCCGTGCGGGACGATGGGCCCAG aacagACGCAGACGGGCTGCACACGCTGTCTGCCAGGTTGGAGGGACTGCGCCCTGCCGCCGCCTACTCCCTGCGCCTCACGGCGGCCAACCACGTGGGCGTGTCTCCGCACTCTGAACCTCTCATGTTTACTACGCTGGAAGAAG CTCCCACTGCCTCTCCGCAAAATGTAAGAGTGAGAGCGGCTAATCCCGGGGAGCTGCACGTGTCGTGGTCG GCGCCGCCCCAGGACAGCTGGAACGGGGAGCTGCTGGGCTACGTGGCGACGTGGCGCGAGCTGGGCCGCGTGGAGGAGGAGGCGGGGGCGGCGCGCGCCGGCAGCGCGGTGGCGCCCGGCTGGAGCAGCGCCGAGCTCGCGCTGGGCGGGCTGCGCTCGTCCGCGCGCTACGCGCTCAGCCTGCGCGCCTACAACCGCGCGGGCGCCGGGCCCGCCTCGCCCGCCGCCTACGCCAGCACGCCGGACGGCGAGCCCGACGCCGCGCCGGCGCACGTGGCGTGCGAGGCGCTGTCGCCGCGCGAGCTGCGCGTGCGCTGGGCGCCGCTGCCCTCCGCGCATGCGCTCCGGGGCTACGACCTCCACTACGCACCGCTGCACTTTGCTACCT CGTGGAGTGGCGCGCGCGCCGGGCCGGGCGGCGAGGCCACGCTGCAGGGGCTGCGCGCCGCCACCAACTACTCCGTGTGGGTGCGAgcacgcgccgccgccgggcccggcccgcccgcgccgcccgtcTACTGCGCCACCGCCGACGACG TGCCCGAGCCCGTGCAGCACGTGCGCGCGCTGCCGGCGGGCGCGGCCGCCGTGCGCGTCACGTGGCTGTCGCCGGCCGCCGCGCACCTCACGCACTACACCCTGTACACGCGGGAGCTCGGCAAGTTCGTATGTTACTCGCTCGCATGCCTCACTACCGGAGACAATGTGCACTGCGCTGGTGGTGCAATAGCTTCTGAGATGTGTAGAGTGGGCGGCGAGTGGGCACAGCGCGTGGAGGCCGCGGCGCCGGAGAGCGCGCTGGGCGGCGCGCTGGAGCAGTGGCGCGAGGTGCGCGGCCTGCGCGAGCGCACCGTGTACGAGTTCTGGCTGCGCGCCGCGTCGGCCGCCGGCGCCGGCGCGCCCAGCCGCCCCGTCACGGCCGCGCCCGCTCCCTCAC TGATGGCCAGGATATCGTCGTTCAGTCGCGTGGTGGTCGCAGCTCTCGGGTCGCGCGTGCGGCTGCGCTGCGCGGCGGTCGGGGCTCCGCCGCTGCGCTGGCGCTGGTCGCCGCTGCCCGGCGCACACACGGTCACTGACGACGGGGATCTCATCATACACA AGGTGGAGGCGGCGGCGAGCGGCAACTACACGTGCGAGGTGCGCAACGCGCTGGGCTCGGACGCGCTGGGCGTGGCGCTGTCGgtgcgcgcgccgcccgccgcgcccgcgccgcgcctgCGCAGCGCCGCCGCGCACGAGCTGCGCCTCGCCTGGGACCCGCCGCACGACGGTGGCGCGCACATACTCGGTAACACGAGCCTAATCAACTTCTAA
- the LOC110383338 gene encoding uncharacterized protein LOC110383338 isoform X2, whose amino-acid sequence MSLEAAAGYTVWWSGGAASGSRRLPAADTALRLARLACGARYRVTLQAHNVVGASPHSAPLLARTRGDKAKPPPGKEFVWANSTALRLNLLAWGGRCPVAAWSLALRPAGAGAWRDLPSDGETAEAGGLQPGAWYEVRVEARSPAGDTTALYRAATHTLSGERIGEPVEMPSEVRGVVLGGAGESSPGGSGAALWRAGLAPALLGGGLAALLAALAGLVVARRRQAASCLRRDCSLHRVCQPHPQLYTTEPSKRNGKTLTPPDLAGELHEISPYATFSMAGGAGGAGGGGGAGGAGAATPSEGGGGGGCALHLRTFGRAEPLDLAAPPPRPNLLAHTPEYGHSRESDSESSGSPCAACAAELYRVPAAHLSDTLPAVDSSAEDSVYAPGAPGPRAPGSHQPGARGPRGRPAPRARRRRDHPRHADPPTVSHRF is encoded by the exons ATGAGCCTAGAGGCCGCGGCAGGGTACACGGTGTGGTGGTCGGGCGGCGCGGCGTCGGGCTCGCGGCGGCTGCCGGCGGCGGACACGGCGCTGCGCCTGGCGCGGCTGGCGTGCGGCGCGCGCTACCGCGTCACGCTGCAGGCGCACAACGTCGTCGGCGCCTCGCCGCACTCCGCGCCGCTGCTGGCGCGCACCAGGGGGGACA AGGCTAAGCCACCTCCGGGCAAAGAGTTCGTGTGGGCTAACAGCACGGCTCTGCGCCTCAACCTGCTGGCGTGGGGAGGCCGCTGCCCCGTGGCGGCGTGGTCCTTAGCGCTGCGGCCTGCAGGCGCGGGCGCCTGGCGTGACCTGCCCAGCGACGGGGAGACTGCCGAA GCTGGCGGGCTGCAGCCGGGCGCTTGGTACGAGGTGCGCGTAGAAGCACGGTCACCGGCCGGCGACACCACGGCACTGTACCGTGCCGCCACACATACGCTCAGCGGAG AACGCATAGGCGAGCCGGTGGAGATGCCAAGCGAGGTGCGCGGGGTCGTGTTGGGCGGCGCAGGCGAGAGCTCGCCGGGAGGCTCCGGCGCGGCGCTGTGGCGAGCCGGCCTGGCGCCCGCGCTGCTGGGAGGAGGCCTGGCTGCGCTGCTGGCGGCGCTCGCGG GGCTGGTGGTAGCTCGGCGACGGCAGGCAGCCTCCTGCCTGCGCCGCGACTGCTCCTTGCACCGCGTGTGCCAGCCGCACCCTCAGCTGTACACCACTGAGCCCAGTAAACGCAATGGCAAAACTCTTACTCCACCCGATC TTGCTGGTGAATTGCACGAGATCAGTCCGTATGCAACGTTCAGTATGGCTGGAGGCGCAGGCGGCGCGGGTGGCGGGGGCGGTGCGGGGGGTGCGGGGGCTGCGACGCCGAGCGAGGGGGGCGGCGGGGGGGGCTGCGCGCTGCACCTGCGCACGTTCGGCCGCGCCGAGCCGCTCGACctggccgcgccgccgccccgTCCCAACCTCCTGGCGCACACACCAG AGTACGGGCATTCTCGCGAAAGCGACTCGGAGTCGAGCGGCTCACCATGCGCCGCGTGCGCCGCGGAGCTGTACCGCGTGCCCGCCGCGCACCTGTCCG ACACGCTACCTGCCGTGGACTCCAGCGCCGAGGACTCGGTGTACGCACCGGGAGCACCGGGGCCCCGCGCGCCGGGCTCCCACCAGCCGGGGGCCAGGGGCCCGCGTggccgccccgcgccccgcgcccgccgccgacGTGACCACCCGCGCCACGCCGACCCGCCTACCGTCAG CCACCGTTTCTAA